The Oscillospiraceae bacterium genome has a segment encoding these proteins:
- a CDS encoding YfhO family protein: MKSNPLEKMKKRSPRTQFFWCYTLGFLLCAAGCYCWFLIKGKTLIVDSDGWRQHFAAFVYLGQYGREVARTLLATHKLVLPQWDFSIGLGSDVLTTLHFYAIGDPLDLLSVVCPTRYAAYLYSFLSLLRLYLSGLAFGAFCFVKKQRRVGGVTVGALVYVFTLYSLFIVSHHPFFALPMVFLPLLLLGVEQILAGKRPYLFIFIVFLAAVSNFYFFYMLAIITALYTLYQLICRFRHRGKAAVGKFFQITGCALLGVVLSAVVLLPVVLAFMGDSRSAESYVRTWVYSADYYRNFLSALFTAETKLGYLTFLGYNAVAFPAICLLFFIKNKQYRPLRVVFLIATALLLIPVFGWGMNGFSYVANRWVWAYGMIVAYIVATTWQHLRQISIGKGVAVIAALAMYSLVAIPLMNTDTRNVGVSVLLAFLLVIVCMFGPKMPKKYMAPVLALVLVFTSFAGNAAYFYSHHGQNHIARYVSYSDVNKKLKSTAARKVKKATKNDDSFYRYSGDKVNYNEALTAGMNGTSFYWSLQNKHLTRFITETEQPANAAYMIRSFNSSAALNAVNSVKYYAKQSKTALPYGFTKISGKVYQNENALPLGYTTAHVITRAEYEKLSSLEKQQTLLQGVVLDSVPTGMTATTPTFTDKSLPYTIVGNDDAAVEGQKLHIYKKKGSVTIQFTGSAAQETYLRFTLKDYTDYPAYTYYKTQENDPLHRYSTEKWNKKDEIDQNLVKISARKFRLPSSLNLRFSAQTESGKTYKTNTLTCYSDAYVRYTGAKTYLVGLGYTDSAKKSITITFDERGIYDLADIEVLEQPVDNAKTQIAALSADTMQNVQMRANAITGTVDLKEAKILCLSIPYSSGWTATIDGKKAELLQANTAFSALALEPGKHTVELHYHTPYLRTGACLSAAGVAAFAALIVITEINRKKKKQHPAG, encoded by the coding sequence ATGAAAAGCAATCCACTGGAAAAAATGAAAAAGCGCAGCCCGCGCACCCAGTTCTTTTGGTGCTATACCCTGGGCTTTTTGCTTTGCGCTGCCGGGTGCTACTGTTGGTTTCTGATCAAGGGCAAGACCCTGATCGTAGACAGCGACGGCTGGCGCCAGCACTTTGCCGCCTTTGTGTATCTGGGCCAATACGGTCGTGAGGTGGCCCGCACCCTTCTGGCCACCCACAAGCTGGTACTGCCCCAATGGGACTTTTCCATCGGGCTGGGCAGCGATGTGCTCACCACCCTGCACTTTTACGCCATCGGCGATCCGCTGGATCTGCTCAGCGTGGTGTGCCCCACCCGCTATGCAGCGTATCTTTACAGCTTTTTATCCTTGCTGCGACTGTATCTGTCCGGCCTGGCCTTCGGTGCTTTCTGCTTTGTGAAAAAGCAGCGCCGGGTAGGCGGCGTCACCGTCGGTGCGCTGGTGTATGTGTTCACCCTGTACAGCCTGTTCATCGTCTCTCACCATCCGTTCTTTGCCTTGCCCATGGTGTTTCTGCCCCTGTTGCTGCTGGGTGTGGAGCAGATCTTGGCAGGCAAGCGGCCGTATCTGTTTATCTTCATTGTTTTTTTGGCCGCCGTCAGCAATTTTTACTTTTTCTATATGCTGGCCATCATCACGGCGTTGTACACGCTGTATCAGCTGATTTGCCGTTTCCGGCACCGGGGCAAAGCTGCGGTGGGCAAGTTCTTTCAAATCACCGGCTGTGCCTTGCTGGGCGTAGTGCTCAGTGCCGTGGTACTGCTGCCGGTGGTGCTGGCCTTTATGGGTGACAGCCGCTCTGCCGAGAGCTATGTGCGCACCTGGGTCTACAGTGCGGATTACTACCGCAACTTCTTGTCCGCCCTGTTCACCGCAGAGACCAAGCTGGGCTACCTGACCTTCCTTGGCTACAACGCGGTGGCGTTCCCGGCTATCTGCCTGCTGTTCTTTATCAAGAACAAGCAATACCGCCCGCTGCGGGTGGTGTTCCTAATCGCCACTGCGCTGCTGCTGATCCCGGTATTCGGCTGGGGTATGAATGGCTTTTCTTATGTAGCCAATCGCTGGGTGTGGGCCTACGGTATGATCGTGGCATACATTGTGGCAACCACCTGGCAGCACCTGCGCCAAATCAGCATTGGTAAGGGCGTGGCGGTTATTGCCGCCCTGGCGATGTACTCCTTAGTTGCCATTCCCCTTATGAATACAGACACCCGCAATGTGGGCGTTTCCGTTCTGCTGGCATTTCTGCTGGTGATCGTGTGTATGTTCGGCCCCAAAATGCCTAAGAAATATATGGCCCCGGTGCTGGCGCTGGTACTGGTGTTTACCTCCTTTGCAGGTAACGCCGCCTACTTTTACAGCCACCACGGCCAAAACCACATTGCCCGCTATGTGAGCTACAGCGATGTGAACAAAAAGCTAAAATCCACTGCCGCTCGCAAGGTGAAGAAAGCCACCAAGAACGACGACAGCTTTTATCGTTACAGCGGAGACAAGGTCAATTACAACGAGGCGCTCACCGCCGGTATGAACGGCACCTCTTTCTACTGGAGCTTGCAAAACAAGCACCTGACCCGGTTTATTACGGAGACAGAGCAACCGGCCAACGCCGCCTATATGATCCGCAGCTTTAACAGCTCTGCCGCCTTGAACGCGGTAAACAGCGTAAAATACTACGCCAAGCAGAGCAAGACCGCCCTACCCTACGGTTTTACCAAGATCAGCGGCAAGGTGTATCAAAACGAGAACGCCCTGCCTTTGGGCTACACCACCGCCCATGTGATCACCCGGGCGGAGTACGAAAAGCTGTCCTCTCTGGAGAAGCAGCAGACCCTGCTGCAAGGGGTGGTGCTGGACAGCGTACCCACCGGTATGACCGCCACCACGCCCACCTTTACAGACAAGAGCCTGCCCTACACCATCGTAGGCAATGACGACGCCGCCGTGGAGGGTCAAAAGCTGCACATTTACAAGAAAAAAGGCAGCGTGACCATTCAGTTCACCGGCAGCGCCGCACAGGAAACCTACCTGCGCTTTACGCTGAAAGACTACACCGATTACCCGGCGTACACCTACTACAAGACCCAGGAGAACGACCCACTGCACCGCTATTCCACAGAGAAGTGGAACAAAAAGGACGAGATCGACCAAAATCTTGTTAAGATCAGCGCCCGCAAGTTCCGCCTGCCCAGTTCGCTGAACCTGCGTTTCTCTGCCCAAACGGAGAGCGGCAAGACCTACAAGACCAACACCCTCACCTGCTACTCAGACGCCTATGTGCGCTACACCGGTGCTAAGACTTACCTGGTGGGGCTGGGTTATACGGACAGCGCCAAAAAGAGCATCACCATCACCTTTGATGAGCGGGGCATTTACGACCTGGCAGACATTGAAGTGCTGGAGCAGCCGGTAGATAATGCCAAGACGCAGATCGCTGCCCTGAGCGCAGACACCATGCAAAATGTGCAGATGCGCGCCAACGCCATTACCGGCACAGTGGATCTGAAAGAGGCAAAAATACTGTGCCTATCCATCCCATACAGCAGCGGCTGGACCGCCACGATAGACGGCAAAAAAGCAGAGCTGCTGCAAGCGAACACCGCATTCAGCGCCCTGGCGCTGGAACCCGGTAAGCACACGGTGGAGCTGCACTACCACACCCCCTACCTGCGCACCGGCGCCTGTCTGAGCGCCGCAGGCGTGGCAGCCTTTGCCGCACTGATCGTCATCACAGAGATCAACCGAAAAAAGAAAAAACAGCACCCGGCGGGCTAA
- a CDS encoding ethanolamine ammonia-lyase reactivating factor EutA, with amino-acid sequence MEYLLSAGIDIGTTTTHLVISRIGIAVERGWGTVPKAEIKEKTILYQSPIYFTPLADGQIDLPRVQTIIHLELEKAGTTPDRI; translated from the coding sequence ATGGAATATTTACTTTCTGCCGGGATTGATATTGGCACCACAACCACGCACCTGGTCATCAGCCGCATCGGCATCGCCGTGGAGCGTGGCTGGGGCACGGTGCCCAAGGCCGAGATCAAAGAAAAAACAATTCTATACCAAAGTCCCATTTACTTTACCCCGCTGGCAGACGGTCAAATTGACCTGCCCCGGGTGCAGACCATCATCCACCTGGAGCTGGAAAAGGCCGGTACAACGCCCGACCGGATATGA
- a CDS encoding AraC family transcriptional regulator: MNYSELHEDKKRGTFDFPIELYYVEPGAPRYQMPLHWHLEYELILVLQGSFTLSLDGRQMELQAGDSAWIADGVIHGGAPHDCIYECVVFDLGTLLQDTPVCTKSAAAFLASENGFSGRLAKGSTEAALADRIFDAMEREQLGYEWTTVGLLWQLLGCLLGMHSDIKPPQSRQQITRMKNVLTYIRNNYGEPITLDELAAVAGMSPRYFCRAFAALTGRTPIAYLNYYRIECACERLTLTDKSVTEIAFVCGFNDMSYFSRVFKQLKGTTPTAYRN; encoded by the coding sequence ATGAATTACAGCGAATTGCATGAGGACAAAAAGCGGGGCACTTTTGATTTTCCCATAGAGCTTTATTATGTGGAGCCGGGCGCGCCCCGGTACCAAATGCCCCTGCACTGGCACCTGGAATATGAGCTCATCTTGGTGTTGCAAGGCAGCTTTACCCTAAGCTTGGACGGCCGCCAGATGGAGTTGCAAGCCGGGGACAGCGCCTGGATCGCCGACGGGGTGATCCATGGAGGTGCGCCCCACGACTGTATTTACGAGTGTGTGGTATTTGACTTGGGTACCTTGCTCCAGGATACCCCGGTGTGCACCAAGTCGGCGGCAGCATTCCTGGCCAGCGAGAATGGCTTTTCCGGCCGCTTAGCCAAGGGCAGCACGGAGGCGGCGCTGGCGGATCGCATTTTTGATGCTATGGAGCGGGAGCAGCTGGGCTATGAGTGGACCACCGTGGGGCTGCTGTGGCAATTGCTGGGCTGCCTTTTGGGTATGCACAGCGACATCAAACCGCCACAAAGCCGCCAGCAGATCACCCGGATGAAAAATGTGCTCACCTATATCCGCAATAACTACGGCGAGCCCATTACTTTGGATGAATTGGCAGCTGTGGCGGGCATGTCGCCCCGGTATTTTTGTCGTGCTTTTGCAGCGCTCACCGGCAGGACTCCCATTGCGTACCTGAACTATTACCGCATTGAATGTGCCTGCGAGCGGTTGACCTTAACAGATAAAAGCGTGACGGAGATCGCCTTTGTCTGCGGGTTTAACGATATGAGTTATTTTTCTCGGGTGTTCAAGCAGCTAAAGGGAACCACGCCTACCGCTTACAGAAACTAA
- a CDS encoding class II aldolase/adducin family protein: MQNINEIKDQICDVCHKMWRLGWVAANDGNVSVRLEDGRILATPTGMSKSFITPEKLVLLDPEGNVLEAADGLRPSSEIKMHLRCYDKRDDVMSVIHAHPPGATGFAVAHKAMDMYNMIEDVAVIGAVPLTPYGTPSTVEVPNAIEPYLEAHDVMLLENHGALAVGSDVITAFYRMESLELWAKITINAVILGGSHDISRDNIQKLIDLRGYYRVTGRHPGYKQFNPDDELLHKKD; encoded by the coding sequence ATGCAAAATATCAACGAGATCAAGGACCAGATTTGCGATGTTTGCCACAAAATGTGGCGGCTGGGCTGGGTGGCCGCCAATGACGGCAATGTGAGTGTGCGGCTGGAGGACGGTCGAATTCTTGCCACCCCCACCGGTATGAGCAAATCCTTTATTACCCCGGAAAAGCTGGTGCTGCTGGATCCGGAGGGCAATGTGTTGGAAGCCGCGGACGGCCTGCGCCCCTCCAGCGAAATCAAAATGCACCTACGCTGCTACGACAAGCGGGACGATGTGATGAGCGTGATCCATGCCCATCCGCCGGGAGCAACCGGCTTTGCCGTGGCACACAAGGCCATGGATATGTACAATATGATCGAAGATGTGGCCGTCATCGGTGCCGTACCGCTGACACCTTACGGTACCCCTTCTACCGTGGAAGTGCCCAACGCGATTGAGCCGTACCTGGAGGCGCACGATGTGATGCTGCTGGAGAACCACGGTGCACTGGCCGTTGGCAGCGATGTCATCACTGCCTTTTATCGTATGGAAAGCCTGGAACTTTGGGCCAAGATCACCATTAACGCTGTGATCCTGGGCGGCAGCCATGACATCAGCCGAGACAATATTCAAAAGCTCATTGATCTGCGGGGCTATTACAGAGTCACCGGCCGTCACCCGGGCTACAAACAATTTAACCCGGATGACGAACTGCTGCACAAGAAAGACTAA